Proteins encoded within one genomic window of Anastrepha ludens isolate Willacy chromosome 4, idAnaLude1.1, whole genome shotgun sequence:
- the LOC128861766 gene encoding uncharacterized protein LOC128861766, with protein MRNWVSNSKKTLTALSANNTLLSRCFEEPEATIEKVLGMWWLPASDELTFVEKFPKEVFDEHTFPSKRQVLRTIMNIFDPLGLLGYVIIQAKIILQDIWRSGVNWDEPIREDDRSNWWNWLKRISSINNVKIPRCYLLSSCSQSNQLHIFVDASINAYAAVAYLRAEVGNAVNCSLLASKTRVTPLKPISIPRLELMAAVLGLRLAIFIGKQLSVQVSRRIFWTDSKNVICWVRSDARKFHQFVALRVGEILEGSSAKEWRWLPSSENIADEGTKWSDVRHFDDNARWFRGPKFLAQPESSWPVGELVGTTAELHHISTCTPLSPTLSVISPDVRRFSTWERLLSTQQIVLRFLRRMLKFTPRSLLKLFELRDIEEAEQILIAVSQENAFSEEVKSLQHGQNIQRQSAIYKWSPYLDEVGILRVKGRIDFLEGVAVDVKRPVILPKNHTVTRLIIDFYHRKFHHHHNEIIVNEMRQRYCVGALRSMVKVCAKRCQMCRNRKAKPQPPQMGSLPVERLSPFTRPFTFTGVDYFGPIDVAVGRRREKRWGVLFTCLTSRVVHIEIAASLSTETFLLMFVCRRGVPKRIVSDNGTNFRGVSRALISEIERVSSDDLERRHPQIEWSFIPPSTPHMGGAWERMIQSTKSILMDITHEAILREEVLRATLADIENILNSRPLTYVPLETADDDALTPNHFLLGNSSGIRESGCDVDSGPALRRCFRISNQLANQFWKRWIQEYLPCLTRRSKWFHPPIRPIEINDVVVIVDNNAKRNSWPKGIVIDLHRGKDGEARSAVVKLANGLCTPPVIKLAKLDVTSHN; from the coding sequence ATGCGAAACTGGGTATCCAATTCCAAGAAAACTTTGACTGCACTCTCTGCTAACAACACGCTGCTATCCAGATGTTTTGAGGAGCCTGAAGCTACTATCGAAAAGGTGCTTGGAATGTGGTGGTTACCAGCGTCGGATGAGCTTACCTTTGTGGAAAAGTTTCCTAAAGAAGTTTTTGATGAGCACACATTTCCATCGAAGCGACAAGTTTTGCGTACAATCATGAATATATTCGATCCCCTTGGACTGCTCGGGTATGTCATCATACAAGCAAAAATCATTCTACAGGACATTTGGCGTTCAGGTGTTAATTGGGACGAGCCTATCAGAGAGGATGATCGCAGTAACTGGTGGAACTGGTTGAAAAGAATTTCTTCGATAAACAACGTCAAAATTCCTCGGTGCTACTTACTTTCCAGCTGTAGCCAGAGTAACCAGTTGCACATTTTCGTGGATGCAAGTATCAACGCTTATGCTGCTGTGGCGTATTTGCGTGCTGAAGTTGGTAACGCGGTGAACTGTTCATTGCTGGCTTCGAAAACAAGGGTCACACCATTGAAGCCCATTTCAATACCGAGGTTGGAGTTAATGGCAGCAGTTCTGGGTCTGCGGTTGGCAATTTTTATAGGCAAGCAACTTTCTGTTCAGGTAAGCCGTAGAATTTTTTGGACAGATTCGAAAAACGTGATATGCTGGGTGCGTTCAGATGCAAGAAAGTTCCATCAATTTGTTGCGTTACGTGTCGGCGAAATTCTTGAGGGTTCCAGCGCTAAAGAGTGGAGGTGGTTGCCATCTTCTGAAAACATCGCTGATGAGGGCACAAAATGGTCCGACGTTCGCCATTTTGACGACAATGCACGCTGGTTTCGAGGGCCGAAGTTCTTGGCCCAGCCCGAATCTAGTTGGCCTGTAGGGGAGCTAGTAGGCACTACAGCAGAGCTGCATCACATAAGTACATGTACACCATTGTCCCCTACCCTGTCAGTAATTTCTCCAGACGTACGAAGGTTTAGCACATGGGAGAGACTGCTTTCCACACAACAAATTGTTCTGCGTTTCCTGCGCCGGATGTTGAAGTTTACGCCACGTTCGCTACTAAAACTTTTCGAATTGCGCGATATTGAAGAAGCAGAGCAAATTCTTATTGCCGTAAGCCAAGAAAATGCGTTTAGCGAAGAAGTCAAAAGCCTACAACACGGTCAAAATATTCAACGGCAGTCTGCTATATATAAATGGTCGCCGTATCTGGACGAGGTTGGGATTCTTCGCGTGAAAGGTCGAATCGACTTCTTAGAAGGAGTAGCAGTCGATGTAAAGCGACCTGTAATACTGCCGAAAAATCATACAGTAACGCGTTTGATAATTGATTTCTACCATAGAAAATTTCACCACCATCATAATGAGATTATTGTCAATGAGATGCGCCAGCGATACTGCGTCGGTGCTTTGCGATCGATGGTAAAAGTGTGCGCCAAAAGATGCCAAATGTGTCGCAATCGTAAAGCTAAGCCGCAACCACCTCAAATGGGAAGTCTACCTGTAGAACGACTGTCACCATTTACAAGGCCATTCACGTTTACAGGAGTGGACTATTTTGGCCCTATCGACGTAGCTGTTGGCCGGCGGCGTGAAAAACGTTGGGGCGTGTTATTTACGTGCCTGACGAGTCGTGTTGTTCACATCGAGATCGCGGCGTCGTTGTCGACGGAGACATTCCTGCTAATGTTCGTGTGCCGCAGAGGAGTCCCGAAGCGCATTGTGTCAGACAACGGCACAAATTTTCGTGGTGTCAGCCGAGCACTTATCAGCGAGATAGAAAGGGTGTCATCCGATGACCTAGAGAGAAGACATCCCCAAATCGAGTGGTCCTTCATTCCGCCCTCGACTCCTCACATGGGTGGGGCATGGGAGCGAATGATACAGtcaacaaaatcaattttaatggATATTACGCACGAAGCAATACTACGTGAAGAAGTTCTAAGGGCCACTTTAGCGGACAttgaaaatattcttaattCAAGACCTCTGACATATGTGCCCTTGGAGACTGCAGACGACGACGCACTTACGCCCAATCACTTTTTGTTAGGAAACTCAAGCGGAATTCGCGAATCAGGTTGTGATGTCGACAGTGGGCCAGCTCTCCGTCGATGTTTTCGAATTTCAAACCAGCTAGCTAACCAATTCTGGAAGCGTTGGATCCAAGAATATCTTCCGTGCCTTACTAGACGTTCTAAGTGGTTCCACCCACCGATTCGACCTATCGAAATAAACGACGTCGTGGTCATCGTTGACAACAATGCGAAAAGGAACTCGTGGCCGAAAGGAATAGTTATAGATCTCCACCGTGGAAAGGACGGAGAGGCTCGTAGCGCTGTGGTGAAACTAGCAAACGGTCTGTGCACCCCACCCGTAATTAAATTAGCAAAACTCGATGTTACTAGTCACAATTGA
- the LOC128861767 gene encoding uncharacterized protein LOC128861767 has product MEDSEHISVLMEGSEIPPAATIGEADKPSNDTATGIGSTFTAGSAPYCHASTPTTHPSTFTVPITSVHGTQPHYMVYSTSAPLFQTAAVNAFTSTCGPGIANGAIPNLTSAVMPCSALTYPTFGNTFRPFCSHTNMHSHVAPPPNTSVFMQPNIMPSCNQTRDPSYNVFSQYSTSDVNLTPTQISSRQVITKDLPTFSGSPEDWPLFITNYEQSTERCGFTDQENLIRLQKCLKGPALEALRGRLMMPATVGLAINTLKMLYGRPDIIHQTMQMKLRQEPAVRADKLETLIAFSLAVQNYRATIQAVGLADYLNDPVLLNDLVAKLPSDQRLNWGGYRMSLSRVDIAVFDDWLFGLSTCASQVTRCEPPTTTAAFENIEVKKGRNSHKARILVHEVMAKNVEVNAKVTMCPKSGANHKLSDCGEFTALSRSDRWLFVREKKLCLRCFNSHYVRRCNLKNRCGVDGCQMAHNALLHTPVPVKSNVGHEQTALYHERHSGSPKEKQNSLFRYVAVTVRNASKTVDTYALIDEGASCTLIENELADYLELDGPSEALCLRWTNEITQSENNSKFVSFEIASTQLGSPNYLLRGVRTIARLGLPVQTLDHDTMEKHAHLKGLPILPYNGARARILIEIDNAKVCVPIEVKESSTSNLIAARCRLGWTVYGRDTSEHAVMPRVLHICSCDPTGRDRMDEQMKAYFAIDAIGVYAPAKPLRSKDDERALQLMEKFTKFLPTEKRWETRLLWKQDVVDLPDSLPMARRRLMCLEAKMKRDPELHRFIVDKIDDYKKKGYIRKLESLETSIGGRSWYLPIFTVLNVKKNKTRLVWDAAAKAGNTALNNMLLKGPDQLNSMMGILLRFRERPFAICGDLREMFHQIKVAKEDQVAQKFLWRDGESNRQPDVYAMCVLTFGASCSPSLANYVKNQNAQRFSENYPEAVQAIINNTFVDDWLQSADNEEELSRLATVVR; this is encoded by the coding sequence ATGGAAGACTCCGAACATATTAGCGTACTTATGGAAGGCAGTGAAATACCACCGGCGGCGACCATTGGTGAGGCTGACAAGCCTAGCAATGACACAGCAACTGGAATTGGATCGACATTCACAGCTGGTAGTGCACCGTATTGTCACGCATCAACGCCCACTACTCACCCTTCCACATTTACAGTACCGATAACATCAGTTCATGGAACTCAACCGCACTACATGGTATATAGCACCAGTGCACCGCTGTTTCAAACCGCGGCAGTCAATGCATTTACAAGCACGTGTGGGCCCGGCATTGCTAATGGTGCCATACCTAACCTCACTTCGGCTGTCATGCCTTGTAGCGCGCTAACCTATCCAACGTTCGGCAATACATTTCGGCCATTTTGTTCACATACGAATATGCATAGCCACGTGGCACCACCACCGAATACTTCTGTTTTCATGCAGCCGAACATTATGCCATCGTGTAACCAAACGCGCGACCCCTCTTATAATGTTTTCAGCCAATATAGCACATCCGACGTCAATTTAACACCAACGCAGATTTCCAGCAGGCAAGTGATAACCAAGGATTTACCGACCTTTTCCGGCAGCCCTGAGGACTGGCCCCTATTCATCACGAATTACGAGCAGTCTACTGAGCGATGTGGCTTCACTGATCAAGAAAATCTGATCAGACTACAAAAGTGTTTAAAGGGTCCAGCTCTCGAAGCGCTGCGTGGTAGGTTAATGATGCCAGCAACAGTAGGTCTGGCaatcaacacattgaaaatgCTTTATGGCAGGCCTGACATTATTCATCAAACAATGCAGATGAAATTGAGACAAGAGCCAGCAGTTAGGGCCGATAAATTGGAAACGCTCATAGCATTTTCACTTGCAGTGCAAAACTATCGCGCTACAATCCAGGCGGTAGGCCTGGCCGATTATTTAAACGATCCTGTGTTGCTTAATGACTTGGTAGCCAAATTGCCAAGCGATCAAAGGCTCAATTGGGGCGGCTATCGTATGTCGCTCAGTCGCGTCGACATTGCTGTGTTTGACGATTGGCTTTTTGGGCTTTCTACATGCGCGAGTCAAGTAACAAGATGTGAGCCACCCACAACCACAGCTgcctttgaaaatattgaagtaaAGAAAGGCCGCAATTCCCACAAGGCAAGAATTTTAGTTCATGAAGTTATGGCAAAAAATGTAGAGGTAAACGCGAAGGTGACTATGTGCCCAAAGTCTGGTGCCAATCATAAGCTGTCAGACTGTGGAGAATTTACTGCGCTCTCGCGAAGTGATCGATGGCTGTTTGTACGAGAGAAAAAACTTTGCTTACGCTGTTTCAATTCTCACTATGTTCGCCGATGCAATCTGAAGAATAGGTGTGGGGTTGACGGCTGCCAGATGGCACACAACGCTCTTCTGCATACACCTGTTCCCGTTAAGAGCAACGTCGGTCATGAGCAAACAGCGCTATACCACGAACGTCATTCAGGCTCACCAAAGGAGAAGCAGAACTCGCTATTCAGGTACGTCGCCGTTACTGTTCGTAACGCATCCAAAACTGTTGACACATATGCACTCATCGACGAAGGCGCGTCTTGTACTTTAATTGAAAACGAGCTTGCAGATTACCTTGAATTGGACGGGCCGTCCGAGGCGTTGTGTCTGCGATGGACTAACGAAATTACTCAAAGCGAAAATAACTCCAAGTTTGTAAGTTTTGAGATCGCATCGACACAGTTGGGCTCTCCAAACTACTTGTTAAGAGGCGTACGCACTATTGCTCGTTTAGGCCTGCCTGTTCAAACATTGGACCACGATACCATGGAGAAGCATGCCCATCTCAAAGGTCTACCTATACTACCATATAACGGTGCTAGGGCCCGGATTCTTATCGAAATCGACAACGCGAAAGTCTGTGTGCCAATTGAAGTTAAGGAGAGTAGCACCTCCAACCTGATTGCTGCTAGATGCCGGCTGGGATGGACCGTTTATGGTCGAGACACATCTGAACACGCAGTGATGCCCCGCGTGCTCCACATCTGCAGCTGTGATCCTACGGGCAGGGACCGAATGGACGAACAGATGAAGGCGTATTTTGCTATCGACGCTATCGGTGTCTATGCGCCAGCTAAACCGCTTCGGTCAAAGGATGATGAACGTGCTTTACAATTGATGGAAAAATTCACCAAGTTTTTGCCAACAGAGAAGAGGTGGGAAACAAGATTGCTATGGAAACAAGACGTCGTCGATTTACCCGATTCACTTCCTATGGCGCGCCGTCGACTAATGTGCTTGGAAGCCAAGATGAAGCGGGATCCTGAACTCCACCGTTTTATCGTCGACAAAATTGACGATTACAAGAAAAAGGGTTACATACGCAAATTGGAGTCACTTGAAACATCGATAGGTGGCAGATCGTGGTACCTTCCCATATTCACGGTGCTCaacgttaaaaaaaacaaaaccagatTGGTATGGGACGCTGCAGCCAAAGCTGGAAATACTGCACTTAACAACATGCTGTTAAAAGGACCTGATCAGCTAAACTCGATGATGGGTATTCTTCTTCGATTCCGCGAAAGGCCCTTTGCAATATGCGGAGATTTACGCGAGATGTTTCACCAAATTAAGGTAGCCAAAGAGGACCAAGTGGCGCAGAAGTTTTTATGGCGCGACGGTGAGTCTAATCGGCAGCCAGATGTATATGCCATGTGTGTGTTGACTTTCGGCGCTTCGTGTTCTCCTTCGCTAGCGAACTacgtaaaaaaccaaaatgcacAACGTTTTTCCGAAAATTATCCCGAAGCTGTACAAGCCATTATAAATAACACTTTCGTCGATGATTGGCTTCAGAGTGCAGACAATGAGGAAGAGTTATCGCGTTTGGCTACTGTTGTTCGCTGA